Genomic window (bacterium):
TCGCCCGAACTATACGAGCTTGCCGCATCATACGGCAAAGGGGAAGAATCGCCGCAGAAACCAAAGAAAGAGGCGCCAGCTCCGGAGCCCGCGGCGCCGCGCCCGCAGGTCGACCGCAATCCGGCAAAGCTCAAGGAAGTGTTCGAACTCGACCGGCTGAAGGCCAACCGCCAGCTAAAGAAAAGGGGCAACGTTTCCCCCACTCTCGTTTTCGACGCGTTCAACGTTATCCAGCTTGTAAAGCGCTACCAACCCAACGCGTTCCGCTCACTCGACGAATGCCGCGACGTGCTGGTTTGCGACCTCGATTATCTCGCGGGCCAGCTCGGCATCCCGATTTCCGTCGTTTTCGACACGGCATACGCGACGCAGGAGAAAATCGAAAACGAACTTAAAATACTCGCTTCGAACAGCCGCACCAGCCCGGACAAATCCGCCGGCGACCGTCAGATCATCAGGCTGCTGGAGGAAGCGCAGCTTGAGCGCAAGCCGATGGTTTTGGTTACGAACGACGCTTCGCTTACGCGCGACGCGCATCCAACCGGCGCGATCCTCTTGACACTGCAGGAAGTGTTCCGGGACGCGTAATTCATTGCATTCGCTGAACGTGGTGCAGTTCCGAATATTCTAAACCTGGCATTGAAAGGCGTTACTTCGCCGTTTTTCCCGCGCGGCCTCGGACTTGAGCTTCACAATCCATTCATGAAACTCTTCGGAGCGCTTCCGCCAGTAAACGGCTCTCTCTACGTAGGACAACGCCATTAGCTTTTCGCGCAACTGTGCCGCTCCGCGGCGCTTCATTCTCACGCATTCCGCTTTTTCTTATTTCTTAGCGCGTCACCGCCGACCTTCGCTGACAAATAGAAACTCTACCCGGTGCTGGGCCGGGGAAATTCCCTACCCCGCCCCGGCGCCTTCCTTCCCCAGCGCGCCCAGCACCGCGGCCTCCAGCGCAGCCGTGCCCTTCTCCGCAAGCGAATAGCGCACGCGCACCGTCGGATGCTTGATATTGATCACGCGCGACAAATCTATCGGCGTGCCGATAAGCACCGCGTCGCACGGCGCCGCGTTTATCGTCGCCTCCAGCTCCTCGAGCTGCGTCTTGCTGTACCCAAGCGCGGGCACGACGTCGGAAAGCTGCGGCCATTTGATGTACGCGTCGCGCATCGTTCCGACCGCGTACATCTTCGGGCGCACTATTTCCGCCGCTCCGAAATGC
Coding sequences:
- a CDS encoding NYN domain-containing protein; translated protein: MEHTFPEKDIAVAAKLIGKLAAAQAEFGRIKEDFENVSAEYIAAKKKTEVRGAYIDVLAEIAQEIGEEIDPHENESLGELESRMEKSREVHDALQKEISRLTELADKLKSNSPELYELAASYGKGEESPQKPKKEAPAPEPAAPRPQVDRNPAKLKEVFELDRLKANRQLKKRGNVSPTLVFDAFNVIQLVKRYQPNAFRSLDECRDVLVCDLDYLAGQLGIPISVVFDTAYATQEKIENELKILASNSRTSPDKSAGDRQIIRLLEEAQLERKPMVLVTNDASLTRDAHPTGAILLTLQEVFRDA